In a genomic window of Chrysemys picta bellii isolate R12L10 unplaced genomic scaffold, ASM1138683v2 scaf2975, whole genome shotgun sequence:
- the LOC135980382 gene encoding olfactomedin-4-like: CIFSLLTGSCGHGGIVNISQPYVVQLNWRGFSFKYGSWGRDSSLRTPQKDLYWVAPLNPDGRLLESYRLHNSYDDLLLLKNARELNIQYGEGSGTAVYNNFMYYNVYNSRDMGKLNLNTNTLAVRKTLPNAAYSNRFSYAGVGWQDMDFAVDESGLWVIYSTEDNKGKVMISKLNETTLDVLHTWNTRQYKPSISNAFIICGVLYATRPVNTRKEEIFYTYDTNTEQEGKISIIMDKMLETIQSINYNPSDRVLYVYNDGYLVKYNLIFQPVLH; this comes from the coding sequence CctgcattttctctttgcttACAGGCAGTTGTGGTCATGGTGGGATTGTGAATATCAGCCAGCCCTATGTTGTACAGCTGAACTGGAGAGGATTTTCCTTCAAATATGGTTCCTGGGGTAGGGATTCCTCTCTTCGGACCCCGCAGAAGGACCTATACTGGGTGGCACCTTTGAACCCAGATGGGAGACTCTTAGAATCTTACAGACTTCATAATTCCTATGATGATTTGCTGCTATTAAAAAATGCTCGAGAGTTAAACATTCAATATGGGGAAGGCAGTGGCACCGCAGTTTACAATAACTTCATGTATTACAATGTATATAATTCAAGAGATATGGGCAAGCTCAATTTAAACACAAACACATTGGCTGTGAGGAAAACTCTGCCGAATGCTGCTTATAGTAACCGTTTCTCTTATGCTGGTGTTGGGTGGCAAGATATGGACTTTGCTGTGGATGAAAGTGGATTGTGGGTAATTTATTCAACCGAGGACAACAAAGGTAAAGTTATGATTAGCAAACTCAATGAGACCACACTTGATGTGCTCCATACTTGGAATACAAGGCAGTACAAGCCATCCATTTCCAACGCTTTCATCATCTGTGGTGTTCTATATGCCACAAGACCTGTCAACACTAggaaagaggaaatattttaCACATACGACACAAACACTGAACAGGAAGGTAAAATTAGCATAATTATGGATAAAATGTTAGAAACAATTCAAAGTATCAACTATAACCCCTCAGACCGAGTCCTGTATGTTTACAATGATGGCTACCTTGTTAAATACAATCTTATTTTTCAACCTGTGTTACACTGA